A window of Cellulomonas sp. SLBN-39 genomic DNA:
CGAGGGCGTGGCGGTCCGCGACGGTGCCCCGGTCGGACGCGGGGTCGCGGTCGGCGTGGGCGTCGCGCTGGGCGTGGGTGCCGGCGTGGGCGTCACGCTCGGCGTCGGCGTCGGCGTCGGTGTCGGCGTCGCGCTGGGCGTGGGTGTCGGCGTGGTCGTGACGCTCGGTGTCGGCGTCGGTGTGGACGTCGGCTCGGAGGTGGGAGAAGGCTCGGGTGTGGGTGTGGGTGTGGGTTCCGGGGTCGGCGACGGGGTCGGCTCGACGGCGGGCGGCCACACCGGGTCCTCCCCGCCCGTCGGGTAGACCGCGACCCGGCTCACCAGGTCGGCGCCGCCCGCGGGGCTGCCGACGCCGTTCACGACGTGCGCGAAGTTCCCCTCGCCCCCCAGGGACACGACGGTGGTCCGGTGCAGCACGACGCCCGGCGTCTGCGGCACCTCGAACCCGTTGTCGACGGTGATCTCGTCCTGGTCGGTGTCCTCGGTGAAGTTGCCGTAGACGCCGAGCCCCCACGCCTCGTGCGCGGTCACGCCCTCGTCGACCTTGTAGCCGGCGTACCCGCGCACGGCACCGTTCTGCCAGGCCGCCTGGTCGGGCACGTCGTACGGCAGCTCGTTCTGGTAGAAGACGGTGCGCCCGCGCTCGCCGGACCACCGGGTGCTCCACGTCTGGAAGTGCTCGGAGAACAGGCCGTAGGCGTGCACGTCGTCGCCGGTCACGTGGACGCCGACGTCCGCGGTGTTCTGCCCCCAGCCGACACCGGTGCCGTGGTCGGCGCGCCACGCCCACACGTGGTCGAGCAGGGTGTCGTCGGCGTGCACGGCCAGCGCGGTGCCCGTGCTGCCCGCGGTCGCCCCGCCGACGCGCAGCACCACGTCCTGCAGCACCGTCGGGTCGGTGGCGTGGTCGGCGTGCGTGCCGGCGTCGCCGACGACGACGAGCGCGGTGGAGCCGCCGCCAGGGGCGTCGACCACGAGCCCGGCGACGCGCACGCCGTCGACGTCCGCGACGTGCAGCGCGGGCCCGCCGTGCTCGGGCACGAGGGTCGCGTACCCGAGGCCGAGGACGACGGTGCCGGGCTCGGTGACCTCGAGCGTGCGGTCGAGGTGGTAGACGCCCGGGGTGACGATCAGGTTCCGCCCGGCGTCGAGCGCGGCCTGGATCGTGTCCGCGGAGTCCGTCTCCTGGGCGACGTAGAAGTCGTCGATGGCCAGGGACGTCGTGGGCGGGGCCCACGTGGTGCCGGTCGTGCCGTCGCGCAGCTCGGGGACGGCGACGCGCCAGCCGGTGCTGGCCCGGTACAGGTACGGCTTCTCGGCGACGGGGCCGGTGGTGGCCAGCGCGGTGGCCGGCGGTGTCGGCCACGCGTCGGCGTCGGGCAGCGGACCGGTGACGCCCGAGAACACCATGTTCCACACGCCGCCGTCCCAGCCGCCGACGCTGCTGTCGCGGGTGTACCACTGCTGCTGCGCGTACGCCGTGACGGTGCCGGTGACCTCGGTGTCGGCCACGTACCCGCCCGACGCCCACCCGTACCGTGCCGAGTCCAGCGCCAGGTCGCCGAGCACCTGCACGCGCCGCATCGGCGAGGCCTGCGCGACCGCCCACCGCAGCGGGCCCGTCTCGACCGGGGCCGTCAAGGGGTCGTCGAGGTCGACCGTGAGGTTCTCCGCCGACCGCCAGAAGTTCTGCGTCGCGTTGCCGTCGGACCAGGCCGCGTCGACCCAGCCACCGTCGCCGCGCACGACCACGTCACCAGGCATCTGCCCCGTCCCGGCGACCGACGTGGTGAACCCCAGCCGCACGTCCACGTCGTACTCCCCGGGCAGGAAGAGCAGCTGGCGACGGTTCGTGCCGAACTGGTCGTCCTCCTGCTCCTCGTACACCGCGTCGACGACCGCCTGGACGTCCGCCGCGGGCATGG
This region includes:
- a CDS encoding discoidin domain-containing protein — translated: MPVPAPRHRRPLARRAAAALLTLGLAGLGVGSAHLGQAQPATAAAPDATLCGTDVSASAAATASSSGSPAWTGPERALDADAAWSRWVAQDDADHPAQDDEHLTVDLGSEQPVCALKVYWSAAADYDVQVSTDGVAWTTVDEVRGSTTVGLVTSRFAQTTARWVRVQGVARATADPYGVWDLRVLGPTTVALPTTDLFGPNVLVLDPAMPAADVQAVVDAVYEEQEDDQFGTNRRQLLFLPGEYDVDVRLGFTTSVAGTGQMPGDVVVRGDGGWVDAAWSDGNATQNFWRSAENLTVDLDDPLTAPVETGPLRWAVAQASPMRRVQVLGDLALDSARYGWASGGYVADTEVTGTVTAYAQQQWYTRDSSVGGWDGGVWNMVFSGVTGPLPDADAWPTPPATALATTGPVAEKPYLYRASTGWRVAVPELRDGTTGTTWAPPTTSLAIDDFYVAQETDSADTIQAALDAGRNLIVTPGVYHLDRTLEVTEPGTVVLGLGYATLVPEHGGPALHVADVDGVRVAGLVVDAPGGGSTALVVVGDAGTHADHATDPTVLQDVVLRVGGATAGSTGTALAVHADDTLLDHVWAWRADHGTGVGWGQNTADVGVHVTGDDVHAYGLFSEHFQTWSTRWSGERGRTVFYQNELPYDVPDQAAWQNGAVRGYAGYKVDEGVTAHEAWGLGVYGNFTEDTDQDEITVDNGFEVPQTPGVVLHRTTVVSLGGEGNFAHVVNGVGSPAGGADLVSRVAVYPTGGEDPVWPPAVEPTPSPTPEPTPTPTPEPSPTSEPTSTPTPTPSVTTTPTPTPSATPTPTPTPTPSVTPTPAPTPSATPTPTATPRPTGAPSRTATPSPSPTAPGSVRVRLSEPRVQEDGRVTVVASGLRPGEPAQVWMYSDPVLLGVVTTDADGRVDLTTALPPGTRAGTHTVVVVGLESGLEGRATLQVLADVPAATGTLAATGGRPGAAALVALVLVTLGASAVVVARRRAA